The nucleotide window ACTGGGGTTGGACTCGACAGTTGGCGAACCCAGATATCTGATATGGTCCCACAACCCAAGGGTGGTGTTCCTGAGCGAGACGAAGAAGAAGGCCAGGGCTATGGAGAAGCTAAAGTGGAGTTTGGGGTTTAAAGAGGGGGTGGCTGTTGATTGTAAGGGGAAAAGTGGTGGAACGGCTCTGTGGTGGAGAGACAACGTGCAAGTGTCCATTCGGCCGTGGTGCCAATATTTCATTGGTGCTGCGGTTATCTTTGAAGGAAAAGCCTTTAGAATCACTGGATTTTACGGCGAACCTAGAACTGAGCTCAGGTCCAAATCGTGGGAGGCACTCCGGTTCCTTAGAAGATAGGATGATCAGCCATGGGTCGTTCTTGGAGACTTCAACGAGGCCCTTCTCTAGACCGAGCAACATGGTGGTAATATGAGAAGTTTTGCTCAAATGGATGCTTTTAGGGAGTGTTTGGCTGATTGTGGTCTAACTGACATGGGATTCTTGGGGTACCCGTTTACATGGGATAACAGAAGAGAGGGTGCTGAGAATATTCAAGTCCGCCTGGATAGGGCAGTGTGCAATGATGGGTTTCTTGCCATGTACCCTCACACTACGGTTGACCACGTCATCACCGAGGAGTCTGATCACAACGCCATTGTTGCTAAGGCTAGGGAGATGGCTCCCGATGCCGGACAGAATGGGCCACGAAGATTTATCTTTGAAGAGATGTGGACCAAGCATGAAGTCTACGATCCAATGATCATTGAGGCTTGGAATCAAGTGGCTGCGAACGGGCTAGGGGCGGTGAGCATATGCGAAAAGCTAAAGGCCGTGACCGCTGATATGCAGCATTGGGGCAGAACCGTTTTTGGCTCGGTGCGACGGCAAATTAAAAAGCTCAATATTGACCATGAACATGCTAGACAACGCGCGCTGGTTTCCGGTATCTCACTGGAGGTCCGGGACCTGGAGAGCCAGCTTCGCGAGCTGTATGAGTGGGAAGAGATCATGTACAAACAGAGATCTCGTGTTGGCTGGTGAAAGGAGGGGGATCAGAATACACGATGTTTTTATAACAGAGCCAGTCATCGGAGGCGGAAAAACACGGTGTGCACACTAAAACGTGATGATGGAAGCCGGTGCACCTCTAACGAGGATATGAGGGCCATGGCAGGAACTTTTTATGCCAACCTCTTCACCTCGGAAGGCTCAGCCGGGGTGGAAAGGGTCCTTGATCTTATGGACGAGGTGGTTACTAGTGACATGAATAACGATCTCACTGCGGCTACTTCGGATGAGGAGATTGAACGAGCTTTGTTCCAGATGGGTGCAACGAAAGCCCCGGGGCCGGACGGCCTGCCCACTTTATTTTACCAGAGACACTGGTCTCTCCTGAAGACGGATGTTTGCGCGGCTGTTCGCGATTTTCTTGCCGGTGGTGCTACGCCGGAATCTTTCAATGACACCGTTCTGGTCATGATCCCTAAGGTTTCTTCTCCGGAGCTACTAACCCAGTTTCATCCCATCAGTCTTTGCAATGTCCTGTATAAGGTGGCGGCTAAGGTGCTTGCAAACAGACTTAAGATTATTCTCCCCGTAATGGTTTCCGAGTAACAAAGCGCCTTTGTGCCTGGGAGGCTCATAACTGATAACGTGTTGGTTGCCTATGAGTGTGTGCATGCGATCCATAGGCGCAGGAGGAAGAAATCGCTATGTGCTGTCAAACTAGATATGATGAAGGCGTATGATCGTGTGGAATGACTTTTCTGGAGCAGGTCATGCGGCGGCTTGGTTTTGCTCAGGGATGGGTGGATATGATTATGAGGTGTGTTCGGACAGCTAGATTCTCAGTCAAGCTCAACGGCGGCTTATCCGAGCTTTTTCTACCCTCCCGGGGGCTCAGACAGGGGGATCCGCTATCGCCATATTTGTTCTTGCTCTGTGTTGAAGGTTTTTCTACTCTCCTTAAGTGAGCCCAACAGGAGAGGAGAATTAGGGGTGTTTCGTTCGGTGGCACTAGCCCCCATGTGACTCACCTCCTCTTCGCCGATGATAGTATTGTATTCTTGGAGGGATCTCAAGGCAACCTCGAGACCCTCAGGAGCATCTTACAAGTGTATGAGCATGCGTCTGGGAAGCGGGTTAACCTTCAGAAGTCCTCTATTTTCTTTGGGCAGGGTTGCACGAAGGACAACGAAAACGTGTTGAAGGGAGTAATTGGCATCAACTCTGAAGCCCTCAACGAAAAGTACCTTGGTCTACCGACGGCGGTGGGCAGATCCAAAGATGGCACCTTTAGATACGTCAGAGAGAGCTCAAAAGGCAAGGTGCTTGGATGGAAAGGACAGGGTCTCTCTAAGGTTGCGAAGGAAGTGCTAGCCAAATCCGGGTTACAAGCGACACCGACGTTCACTATGAGCTGTTTCCAACTATCCAAGAAAATATGCCGGAACCTGACTTCTATCTCTTCTAACTTTTGGTGGGGTTCAGCTCATGGTGAGAACAAGGTGCACTGGGTGCCCTGGGATAAGATGTGCCTGTCAAAGAGAGAGGGAGGCATGGGGTTTAGAAATTATGAAGCTTTTAACCAGGCCCTCCTCGGCAAGCAAGCCTGGAGGATTATGTGCTAGGGTTTTACGAGCTAGATATTTCAAAGAATCGTCGATTATGAGTGCCACATGCCCAGCCAATGGATCCTTCACCTTCAGGAGCATCCTCCATGGCCGAGATCTGCTGTGGGAAGGAGTGGTGTGGCGCATTGGGGATGGTGCAAAGGTGCTTATTCATCACGACAATTGGATACCTCATAGAAGTAGTCTTCGGCCACTGGGCCAGACCTTCGTTCCTGGATCGACCCGGGTCGCTGACTTGCTATCGGAGGAAGGAAACGCATGGAATGACGCCAAGGTTGATGAGATGTTTACTCCGAACAATGTTGCGGATATTAAGCAAATCCCGGTCTGTGGTCCGGGGGTGGACGGCTACCTTGCCTGGAACTATACCAAGGATGGAGTCTACTCGGTCCGGTCGGCGTATCACTTGGCGATGAACTTGAGAAGGGCCAATTCTGGACGCCCGGGGTCGTCTTCTTCATTTAACTCTCATAGGAACTGGATGGCCATGTGGAGCACTCATGTACCCAACAAGGTTAAGGTTCATTCGTGGAGAATCATGCGCAACGGTCTGGCCACTGGGTCCGAACTGCTGCGTAGAAGAATTAAACCGGGCGTCTTTTGTTGTGCTTGCGGAAGGGAGGAGTCGCTGCTGCACCGTTTCTGGAGCTGCCCTCACTTGCGTCAGTTCTTGGCGGATTTGGCAGCTAAGCGAAGCATCCAGGTCTCATTCCCTCTGGAGGGAATCGACTCTAACCAAGCTATTGGCAGGTGGCTTTGGAACTGGATGGGAGAAGCCCGAGAGGAGGAGAAAGAGATGATTATGCAGGGTCTCTATGGTCTTTGGCTGGCAAGAAATGAGGCGTGTGATGGGGTACGTATCAAAAACCCTTCAGATGTTGCAGGCACGGTGTCAACACGCATGGACGAATGGGCAGAAGCGGTGACGAAGAAAGCTCGCGTCGTTGCTACGCCTCCACCAGAAAAATGGAATCCGCCGGAGGCCGATTGGTTCAAGGTAAATGTGGAAGGCGCGGTCTCATCTGTCACGGGGAATGGTGGAGGTGGGGTGGTGGTCAGGGATCATGCAGGCGCCTTCCGGGGTGCCCTGACCCAGCTCTTCCCAAACCAGTCGAGGCCAGAGATCGTCGAGTTGCTGGCGTGCCGCAAGGCCCTGGAGTTCGGACGTGAGCTTGGCATCCAGCGGATGCATGTGGAGATGGACTGTAGGGAAGCTGTCAGCATGATTAACTCTGCACCCCGGAACCTGTCAGTGGCGGGACCAATCGTGGAGGGTATCAAAGAACTCATGCGGGGCTGGATAGGGTGTAAAGTCAGTTGGCGAAGGCGAACAACAAACCGAGCGGCCCATACTTTGGCTAAGGTAGCTGTAGGAGACGGTGTTTCTCTGGTCTAGAGGTTTTCGCCTCCTGATTGTATCCTCAGTGTATTAGCAGACGAGATCCCAGACTTTGTTTAAATAAAGTAAGATGTTTCCCTTTAAAAAAAGCAAATGTACGTGGGTGAAAgggagcatctctagcagacctcTTAACCTGCGGAACTGAAAACCGTTTTTCAGTGCAGGTGGAATGTTTTCTCTAATGGATGGATATATAACTAAAATGATTAGGATATGTGTGAATATTTATGAATAATACTTTAAAACTTGAAATTTAGTAAAATAATATTTGAAAGCACTAGAATGGAGTTACTATTCAAAAGCACTGAAATTGTGTGAAATAATTTATTGAAATATGTGTGAATGTCTGTGAAATATGCAAGTCGAAGGCTTTTACAATTGACTAAAATATAACTAAAATCATTAACATTTGTGTGAATATTAATGTGTAATATTTCAAAACTTGAAATGGAGTGATATAATATTTGAAAGCACATGAATGGAGTTAATATTCAATAGCACTGAGATCGTGTGAAATAATTGATCAAAATATGTGTGAAATGCATGTGAAATATTTATGGATTATAGTTTGATTTTTTTAAATGATAAAAAGTGACTAATGTATTTGAAAGTATTTATGAATTATTGTTGTTGTTTTTTAATGATGAAAAAAGTAAGTGAAAATTCACATAAATTTCAATGTTTATGGTTACATTTAAATATTTTCATAAATAATTAACACATATTTCAATTATTTCACTTGATTTCTGAATTATTTAACATATATTTCAGCTGATTGAAATAGTGAAATATAAAGTAGTTTAAAATGTATCCAAGATTGGTCTTGTGCTAGGTCTTGTCATGAGGCATTGAACTATATGAAAAATCAAAAATAGAACTTCAGTTTAAAGAAATCAATCATCTAAATTATCACAGGGAAATAAAATGTATGACTTTTGTTTGGGATAAAATGCAAGCAGCTGCCACTTTAATACCAAACACACAAACTCAGGATACCAAACACACCAGAATTCAATTGGTGTAGGGGTGGACCATTACAGGTTGCTTCTAAGCCTTAGGCAACAATAGAGGCAGCTTTCTAAAGACCATGGAGCTTTTAGATGTTCATGACTCAGGAGGCGACGGTTATGTATGAGCGGTACGATGCCATGGCCACCATGGCCAGCCCCACTCCACCTCTTGGAGTCACCACGGGAGGCTTCCTAATTAGATGGATATGACAACTACGGCGACAAGCTAGATGGTGCATTGACCATGAAGGAGCAGCGGACTTGGACAAGCAGCAGCCACTCGCCGCTGCGTCCGTTGACCGGCGTCGGCACCAGCTGCGTCGCAATGCACCCGGTATATCTGCACTCAGTATAAATAATAAAGGTGGATTTACTACAGTTCTTGATTGATTGAGACCATTAATAAAAATGTAACATTCTTATGGTATCAAAGGAAGAACATAACATAGACACGAACACTGCCACATTCAGAGAAAGAACAGGTCCGCAATGATGCTACAGTAATTAACCAAAACATATACATGACGATCGCTAGGCAAAGCAATGTAAATAGTGTCATCCTGTAGGCATGGTGATGACGTCCAACGAACCCCATGCTGCTGAAATCACGGTCGTCTTGAATTGAGAATGCTGCTCTGTTTGCGGCTCCATCGAATCTGAACAAGCAAGACAGAAGTTTAGGTCAGACCAGAGAAGACTTTTGGGGTCCAATTTGTACACATATTCGAGAGTTTACGAGCTTAAAGGAACGAATTATAGGCATTATATTGGGCTATATATGGCAGCAGAACAGCATCCGTTCCATCAGTAAGGTTCATCTAAATCGGATTTGAAATATGAGACGCTGTTGTGTCTTCAGCTTCAGCACTGTAATTTGCAATGCAGGTTGGAGCACGTAACAAGACCGAGAAATGTACACAAAAGAAACCAGCACTGAAAATCTTAGGTCATTCTAAACTGGTAGTAGCTTAGTGTTTGCCTAGCTTAAGTCACTTAAGAAAATATATCAGGGGTTCTAGCCACAATCAATAAATGATAGATGTGAAGCCTATAACTGATTTAAGAGACTGACCCAAATCACACTGCTCTTTCTTTGTTATTAAGAGCAATGACTCAGGCAGTTATTTGTGAACACAGTAATTAGGCAGAGATTTTCTTTTGTATGATTCTCTTGAAACTGGAATTGAAACAAACAGGGCAACATATCACAAATATGTTCTCTTTCTCATGATTGAGCACAAGAACATAACCACCACTAGGCCGTGTAAATAAGAATGGCCAATTGCAACACTGAACTGTTAAGCACTAGACAATCCATGTGAAAACTATGAAGGGAAATGCATAACATAACTGGAAATGCAGTAGAAAGTATACCACTTCATATCGTCGGCGAAGACAGCGATGGCGGGAAGTGGGCATATATGCGCGTCCTGGACAAGGACTTCCCGAAAGGCTTGACACAGACCCTCTCAAGCTGCAACTTCTTGACGTCCACCGAGATATACTCCAACAAGTCTGGCATCTCCATAGACAAGCCGACGAGCCGTGGGGCTTCAGAACATATCAGGAGCACACACCTCTCTGTTGCCGCTTTGAGATAATGCAGGCCCTCAGGACCTAGTGAGAAGGTCTTCACCATCTGCCACTGACCGGAATTCTTGCCTTTGTTGTGCCTAACGCTATAGCAGAGGTCATGTTTGCTGCCACCTGCAGTTCCATCACGGATCCCAAACAGCCCAAGCCTGCCTTGCCCTGCCTCCACAATGGCCACGCCTAGCGTGCCCCAACCAGAGGATGGGAGCTCGGCGATGGAGAACTCCATCCTCTGGATGTTAAGCACGAGCAACTCTTTCCTCTTGATATTGGTGGAGTCCCAGTAGAAGCAGCCATATGCGTGGTGCCGCCTGAGATAAGCAGGATCCATCGGCGACACTGGCATGGCCGACCAAAGCATGGGTGCCGCCGCTCGCCACTGCCCGGTGCTCGAAGAGAATACAAAGGGGGCCAGCTTAGTCTCGCAATGCACCATTGAGATCACCGTGAATGCCGTTGCCGTCCCTTCACCGTTCTCgccaaggggaaggaggagaggctCGTCCGAGGGCCTGCGTAGAACGGGGGGTGGGCGCTCCGCCGAGGCGACGAGGGCGTCGGGCACCGGAGGGAGCAGGACGTAGCGGCGGTGCAGGGGATCGCACACTGCGAGCTCCCTGCAGATCGGGGGCCGCGCGTCCTTCCCGTGGTCCCGGCCGAGGAGGACGCGGCCGTCGCGGATGTCCATCGGGATCCAGCGGCAGTGGGaggggaggaaggagaaggagaagtcAGCGGCGCTGGCAAGCGCGCGGGCGGCGGGCGCGGCGGGGTGGGGCGGGAGCGCGGGCTGGAAGCCGTCGAGGTCGATGAAGGCGAGAAACCGCGGGGCGTGGAGGCGGCGGAAGCGGCGCAGGAAGGAGGCGTCGGTGGCGAGGCGGCGGAAGGCGGGGCAGGCGGCCGAGGCGCGGGCGAGGTCCTCCGGCTCGGGCAGCCGGAGGAGGATTTCAGTGAGGAGGCTGCCCGGGAGCTCCATCAGCGTCGGGGCCATCTCCTTGCCGGCCACCGGCGGTGTCGAGGAGGGGAAGTGGTCGCCGACGACGGGAGCGGAAGGCCGGTAAAATCGGACGAGATGGTGGGGTGGAAggggaagaggcggcggcggctgtgtGTGGGTGGGGTGCTGCTGCAGTCTTGGCCGAGTACTTGTATTCCCTGGCCTGAAGAGGGTTACAAAATGAAATTCTAAAATCAAACTACTGTAAAGTAGATACAATTTGTAGACTCCTTGGCTTCTCCCAGCCATTGTAACTTCACCGGCTGCTACATTGCTCATGAGAATAATTACTATGCGCACACACACGCGCTCACCTAAGTATTGACAAGGGGTTCTTTTCTTGAGGGTTTTTTTAAGGGAGAAACCCTAACTGCCACTATTGTCTGCATCCTCCTCTCCCCACCCCGATCGCTGTCGTCGGGCTTATGGGCTTATGGCCCGACGACATGACACGTAGTGCATCTCATTCGTGACAACGGTCTCATGTGGCTTCTCGGCAAAACCCTCACCTACTCTCGTGGTAAGGGATGTCACGATGACGGATATGGTCGTCGGGTCATATAGGTTGTACTGTTGATGCAACTATATATCCGAAATAAGGAACTAGTCTTTTGTAGATTATATTATAAGTACTTAGTATGTAATTGTCGTGATACTACTACAGACAAGGTGAGGTTTATCTTTACCAATTTATTGATTTTGGTATGAGATTCTCAGAGCCGGTGTGTGTGTTCTCAAGATGTTTTCAAATTGATTTGTTGTCAATCAACTAGACAGGCTTTTCAGTTCCTTTTTTCAAACTATTCTCTCTATTACTCTTTTAAAACTCTTCTTTTTAACTTGGTATGGGGCATATATTTCCAATGTTAGGTGATCAACCACCCCTTGGTAGTCAGTGCGCCGCGACACTAGTAGTCCGCCGTCAATCCGTACTTTATTACTAggaaaaaatatataaaaaataggAAAACCGTCGTCGGGTTCACCATCATTTTTTTACATCTGGCCCACGTGGTTGTGTGTGTGTGCGTATTTGAataaaaaataggaaaataatgTTGGGATGGGAAAACTAGGGTTCAAACCCTAGTTTGCTATGAAGATGCCAACGTAGCACACCAGTCAAGCTAGACTCGTGGACGTGCCAATGTCGGGGTCCGGCTCCTTAATATAAAGAATAGAAAGCAAGTGTACTCGGGCCGAGGGAGTTGGGCGCTTGATGGGCACGGTATGCTGGGATGAGACGGGCGTTGCGGCCCTCGGGACGGACAAGGTGCAGGTTGGAGGCTTTTTCATATTTGTTTACTTATTAAGTAGTTCCACCTTGCTATTTTACATTAATTTTTTGCAATTTATATACGTTCTTAGGTTGTCAGGCATCGAGCTGCTTTGGAAATTAAGCAAAGAATAAGGCGTGAATATTGCATGAGAGATAAAAGAAGGAAGGCCAAAGGGAAGGGAGAGAAAGGAAATAGAGGGTAATTATGTGGTAATTAACCGGCTGGCAAATGAGATTCATGACATGCTTGATATAAGGAGAGAAAGAGAAAAGAAATACACACTAATTGTATGAGAGAAAGAGAGTGTTGTGATGACCTGATTATCATGATGTGAATTTGATTCGTTTAATTTGAACTTGCCTATCATTGTTTCTACTGTCCTTTGTAAATGTTTGTTTGACACTACTATGTAAAATTTATGTTTATTTATTTTAATGTGGGTCATGTTTGTAAGATCGAGTAGATTGTCCGGTGAACTCAAAACATCATATTCCCTTTCCCATGAGACTACTTTTGTTGAGCTGAAAATTGTTCGGCTCTCGTACCAACACACGGGCAATTACCTAGTCATGTAATAAAAATCCCTAAACAATTTGAACAACACTATAGGTTCATTTTCACAAAAGAAATCAATCATTTGTTTTTGCCATCATGTTCAAATTTTCTATAAATACGGTTATTGTTTTAGTGTGCTGGTCTTGTGGGGCATTAGTAAGATGATTTTTCGATTGCCTACTACAACAAATTTGGTATGGCTTCGGTGAGAGATAGGCGATAACTGCGGCAAGCCGTCGGCTCGCTCGGGTATTTGTAGTTGTCTCTAAATGGTCTGTGATCATAGATGTATGTtttttatttttgtatttttaaCTGCCATGATATGATAAATAGATCAGAGCCAAAAAAAATTGAAAGTTTTATAAAGAAAAATGCTCAAATTTTTTATTTTAACAAATGCAGTTGTTTCCTTTCAGTTGGCCCATGCCGTCCGTCAATGACGCGGGCAGCTATTGCGTGTGCATAGCAGCTTACGTGTCAACATAAAAGAGGCCCCGTGAATCAACATGTGGTTGAGTTGGTTACGTGGACAGTGGTATCCTCAACCCATCAGGGTTCAAAttctggtgctcgcattatttctggatttatttcagaatttccggcgaaggtgctcataggggtagggtgtgcgtgtgtgcgtttaTAGGGATgcgtgtatgcgcgtgtatatgagcgctggtgtctgtactgatgctaaaAAAAACATAAAAGAGGCCCCACATCATAGGAGCCCTTTCTTTTTTTAGCCTTGAAGCAGATACATCAGGagccacacacacaaaaaaaaaagCTTTGTTTTTCCTCGTCTGTTCCGGCGGGGGGAGGCGGCGATGGCCGCGTGGGCCGATGGTCGGCGCTCGCGGCGAGCGCACTAATCCACAGCTTCGCGGGGGCCAGCTACTGATCCGGTGTATATTTGCCGGCGATCAAGGACGTGGGCGCCAACGCCGGCTTCCTCTCCGCGTAGGCGCCCGTGGGCCACTGAATCCCTTGCATCGCTCTGTGCCGCCGGGTACCTCCCCATGTGGCTCGCCGGCCCCGATCCCGCTCGTCTGCCTCGAGCCCTCGACATGCTGCTCGCCGCGCAGGCGTGGACCTTCCTATATACGGCCGATGTCGTCACCGCCGTCGAGAACTTCCCCGGCCACCGCGGCATCGTCAACGGCATCCTGAAGGTACTGCCGTCctgatccccccccccccccccccccccccccccccccctcgctgGCTTTCTTTCTATATACTGTACTGCTAATTATGCAGTATTCAGTCTCTCCTCTGCGTCAGTACCTAAATGATGTGATTAATTAGACCTATTGCGATTCATGCTACAATACAACCCTGTGTAGATGATGTATATGCTGAAATAAAAAACAAAGTATACAGATGAAATCAAAAGTATCAAAAAATCCATGTGAAATCAAAACGGCCACATCC belongs to Triticum urartu cultivar G1812 chromosome 7, Tu2.1, whole genome shotgun sequence and includes:
- the LOC125519963 gene encoding uncharacterized protein LOC125519963, which gives rise to MAPTLMELPGSLLTEILLRLPEPEDLARASAACPAFRRLATDASFLRRFRRLHAPRFLAFIDLDGFQPALPPHPAAPAARALASAADFSFSFLPSHCRWIPMDIRDGRVLLGRDHGKDARPPICRELAVCDPLHRRYVLLPPVPDALVASAERPPPVLRRPSDEPLLLPLGENGEGTATAFTVISMVHCETKLAPFVFSSSTGQWRAAAPMLWSAMPVSPMDPAYLRRHHAYGCFYWDSTNIKRKELLVLNIQRMEFSIAELPSSGWGTLGVAIVEAGQGRLGLFGIRDGTAGGSKHDLCYSVRHNKGKNSGQWQMVKTFSLGPEGLHYLKAATERCVLLICSEAPRLVGLSMEMPDLLEYISVDVKKLQLERVCVKPFGKSLSRTRIYAHFPPSLSSPTI